One genomic region from Clostridium saccharobutylicum DSM 13864 encodes:
- the thrS gene encoding threonine--tRNA ligase yields MIKITLKDGSVKEFESGLSVYDIAKSISEGLARNACCGIVNGTVCDLRKEINEDVELSICTFDSQEGKDALRHSISHVLAYAVKRLFPETKLAIGPSIANGFYYDFDRDAAFTSANLEKLEAEMQKIIKENPSIERFELPRNEALELMKDEPYKVELINDLPENEIISFYKMGEFTDLCAGPHLISLKPVKAIKLTRSAGAYWKGDEKNKMLTRIYGTAFLKKSDLEAFLEALEEAKKRDHNKLGRELKLFTTDENVGQGLPLLMPKGAKIVQTLQRWVEDEEEKRGYLLTKTPLMAKSDLYKISGHWDHYKDGMFVLGDEEKDDEVFALRPMTCPFQYTIYNAEQHSYRDLPLRYGETSTLFRNESSGEMHGLIRVRQFTLADGHLIVTPEQLEDEFKGVIELIQYIMNTLGISEKITYRFSKWDPNNTEKYINDPDAWNKTQDTMRNILNHLKIDYVEADDEAAFYGPKLDLQFRNVHGKEDTLFTVQIDFALAERFDMSYIDKNGEKKRPYIIHRSSIGCYERTLAMLIEEYAGAFPTWLSPVQAKVLPISDKYNDYAESVTKALRNKGVRVEADYRAEKIGYKIREARLERTPYILVVGEKEAANNEVSVRSRKNDDEGAIKLDAFIQRIVAEIANKER; encoded by the coding sequence TGCACATTCGATTCTCAAGAAGGTAAAGATGCATTAAGACACAGCATCTCACATGTATTAGCTTATGCTGTAAAAAGATTATTCCCTGAAACAAAATTAGCTATAGGACCTTCTATTGCTAATGGATTCTACTACGATTTTGATAGAGATGCTGCTTTTACTTCTGCTAACTTAGAAAAACTTGAAGCTGAAATGCAAAAGATAATTAAAGAAAATCCTTCTATAGAAAGATTTGAACTTCCAAGAAATGAAGCTTTAGAATTAATGAAAGATGAACCATACAAAGTAGAATTAATAAATGATCTACCTGAAAATGAAATAATTTCATTCTATAAAATGGGTGAATTTACTGATTTATGTGCCGGTCCTCACCTTATTTCATTAAAACCAGTTAAAGCAATCAAACTTACTAGAAGTGCTGGTGCTTACTGGAAAGGTGACGAAAAGAATAAAATGCTTACTAGAATCTATGGTACTGCTTTCTTAAAGAAATCAGATTTAGAAGCTTTCCTAGAAGCTTTAGAAGAAGCTAAAAAAAGAGATCATAATAAACTTGGTAGAGAATTAAAACTATTCACAACTGACGAAAATGTAGGTCAAGGACTTCCTTTACTAATGCCAAAAGGAGCTAAGATAGTTCAAACTCTTCAAAGATGGGTTGAAGATGAAGAAGAAAAAAGAGGATACCTTTTAACTAAAACTCCATTAATGGCCAAAAGTGATTTATATAAGATTTCTGGTCACTGGGATCATTATAAAGATGGTATGTTTGTATTAGGTGATGAGGAAAAGGACGATGAAGTATTTGCTTTAAGACCAATGACTTGCCCATTCCAATACACTATATACAATGCTGAACAACACAGTTACAGAGATCTTCCACTAAGATATGGTGAAACTTCTACTCTATTCAGAAATGAATCTTCTGGAGAAATGCACGGTCTTATAAGAGTTAGACAATTCACTTTAGCTGATGGACATTTAATTGTTACTCCTGAACAATTAGAAGACGAATTTAAAGGTGTTATTGAATTAATTCAATATATAATGAATACTTTAGGAATTTCTGAAAAAATAACTTATAGATTTTCTAAATGGGATCCAAACAATACTGAGAAATATATTAACGATCCTGATGCTTGGAACAAAACTCAAGATACAATGAGAAATATTTTAAATCACTTAAAGATTGATTATGTTGAAGCTGATGATGAAGCTGCTTTCTATGGTCCAAAGCTTGATTTACAATTTAGAAACGTTCATGGCAAAGAAGATACATTATTTACAGTTCAAATTGACTTTGCTTTAGCTGAAAGATTTGATATGAGCTATATAGATAAAAATGGAGAAAAAAAACGTCCATATATAATTCATAGATCATCAATTGGATGTTACGAAAGAACACTTGCAATGCTTATAGAAGAATATGCTGGTGCATTCCCTACTTGGCTTTCTCCAGTTCAAGCAAAAGTATTACCAATCTCGGATAAATACAACGATTATGCTGAATCAGTTACAAAAGCATTAAGAAATAAAGGCGTTAGAGTTGAAGCTGACTATAGAGCTGAAAAGATTGGTTACAAGATTAGAGAAGCAAGACTTGAAAGAACTCCTTACATCTTAGTTGTTGGTGAAAAGGAAGCTGCAAACAATGAAGTTTCTGTAAGAAGCAGAAAAAATGATGATGAAGGTGCTATTAAGTTAGATGCATTCATCCAAAGAATTGTAGCGGAAATAGCTAATAAAGAAAGATAA